The Pseudarthrobacter sp. NS4 genome includes a window with the following:
- a CDS encoding DUF1206 domain-containing protein, whose product MSNGDFTLSQAADAIEEASNHKVLDVLARAGFAVMALLHVIVGFIAVAVAFGQPGEAEPTGAIEQLAANPWGPFVMWTCVAACGGLSLWQASEATLRMRGRPRKERVAKLISSGFLAIAYGSVGLSFAGFAVGLRGDSGDSTRDFSASLMANPLGLWLLVALGLTIVGIGIYFVVKGVRRNFKEELFHFDGTRRGRIIDTLGVTGHVAKGIALNLTGLLFVIAAAKHSPEESTGLDGSLKALRDHPFGPYLLVAIGAGFIAYGIFALIRSRFGRM is encoded by the coding sequence ATGTCAAACGGCGACTTCACCCTCAGCCAGGCCGCGGACGCCATCGAGGAGGCTTCCAACCACAAGGTCCTGGACGTCCTGGCACGCGCCGGATTTGCCGTCATGGCCCTTCTTCACGTCATCGTGGGGTTCATTGCCGTGGCCGTTGCGTTCGGCCAGCCGGGCGAGGCGGAACCCACGGGAGCCATCGAGCAGCTGGCCGCCAACCCGTGGGGCCCATTCGTCATGTGGACGTGCGTGGCCGCGTGCGGCGGACTGTCGCTATGGCAGGCCAGTGAAGCCACGCTCCGCATGCGGGGCCGCCCCCGCAAGGAGCGCGTTGCCAAGCTGATTTCCTCAGGCTTCCTGGCCATCGCCTACGGCAGCGTCGGGCTCAGCTTCGCCGGTTTCGCCGTAGGGCTCCGGGGTGATTCCGGAGACAGCACCCGGGACTTCAGCGCGTCCCTGATGGCCAATCCGCTGGGGTTGTGGTTACTGGTGGCGCTGGGGCTGACCATTGTGGGCATCGGCATCTACTTTGTGGTGAAGGGTGTCCGGCGGAATTTCAAGGAAGAGCTCTTCCACTTCGACGGGACGCGGCGCGGCAGGATCATCGACACCCTGGGAGTGACGGGCCACGTCGCCAAGGGCATCGCCCTGAACCTCACCGGACTCCTGTTCGTGATTGCCGCCGCGAAACACAGCCCCGAGGAGTCCACGGGCCTCGACGGCAGCCTCAAAGCCCTTCGCGACCACCCCTTCGGCCCCTACCTGCTGGTGGCCATCGGGGCCGGCTTCATCGCCTATGGAATTTTTGCCTTGATCCGCTCGCGGTTCGGACGCATGTAG
- a CDS encoding CynX/NimT family MFS transporter, with protein MPATPPPAIANPASAVPAARVPAQQPAAVAAMKAKPRSAVVFGVVALVLIGLNLRAGITGASALLHDLQAVLDYGPLVAAVIPSIPTLCFAVAGAGTSWLTGRLGVEKAILLSLAMLAGGLLLRGIPATGMLVAGSVIGMSGLAVCNVAMPSFIREHFASRTSLMTALYTVTMTTGATVTAVAVVPLAQALGSPSAAVGAIGITAVAAFLGFLPVVLHAHRNSTHGTSGRVSPWPLLRTRKGLLLTAIFTLQALLAYALLSWFPYMLTTMGLSASDSGLMFGLMQLVSVPAGMILIAIGSRPRMLRPAFYLVSIVMVLGLVALLALPVQLASISAVLLGFGLGIFPLVMVMISRSGASTAETTALSTLAQSSGYLLATAGPFGMGLLHGATGGWTLPLALLLVLALVQIVVAHLITGSPMTGKANTSGTK; from the coding sequence ATGCCCGCCACTCCACCGCCTGCAATCGCAAACCCCGCTTCCGCCGTACCCGCCGCACGCGTGCCGGCGCAGCAGCCTGCGGCAGTCGCGGCAATGAAGGCAAAGCCCAGGTCCGCCGTCGTCTTTGGTGTTGTTGCACTGGTGCTGATCGGGCTGAACCTGCGCGCAGGAATTACCGGGGCGTCCGCACTGCTGCATGACCTGCAGGCCGTGCTTGACTACGGACCGCTTGTCGCGGCCGTTATCCCGTCCATCCCCACCCTCTGCTTCGCCGTCGCCGGCGCAGGCACGTCCTGGCTCACCGGGCGGCTGGGCGTGGAGAAGGCCATCCTGCTGTCCCTGGCAATGCTGGCGGGCGGCCTCCTGCTGCGCGGCATTCCCGCCACCGGGATGCTGGTTGCGGGCAGCGTTATCGGGATGTCCGGGCTGGCCGTCTGCAATGTGGCCATGCCGTCCTTTATCCGTGAGCATTTCGCATCGCGGACCTCGCTGATGACCGCCCTCTACACGGTAACGATGACCACCGGAGCAACCGTGACCGCCGTCGCCGTGGTCCCCCTGGCGCAGGCGCTGGGATCGCCGTCCGCCGCGGTTGGGGCGATCGGGATTACGGCCGTCGCGGCATTCCTGGGATTCCTCCCGGTGGTGCTGCACGCGCACCGGAACAGCACGCACGGCACGTCGGGCAGGGTCTCGCCGTGGCCGCTGCTGCGGACCCGCAAAGGGCTGCTTCTTACTGCGATCTTCACTCTGCAGGCGCTGCTCGCCTACGCCCTGCTGAGCTGGTTCCCGTACATGCTCACCACCATGGGGCTCAGCGCCTCGGACAGTGGCCTGATGTTCGGGCTGATGCAGCTTGTCTCCGTCCCGGCCGGCATGATCCTGATCGCCATCGGGTCCCGCCCCCGGATGCTGCGCCCGGCGTTCTACCTGGTCAGCATCGTTATGGTCCTGGGGCTGGTGGCACTGCTGGCGCTGCCCGTGCAGCTTGCCTCCATTTCGGCCGTCCTGCTGGGTTTCGGCCTGGGAATCTTCCCGCTGGTGATGGTCATGATCAGCCGCAGCGGGGCGAGCACGGCTGAAACCACCGCACTGTCCACCCTGGCGCAGTCCTCCGGCTACCTGCTGGCGACTGCCGGACCTTTCGGGATGGGACTGCTGCACGGCGCCACCGGCGGCTGGACCCTGCCCCTTGCGCTGCTCCTGGTCCTGGCGTTGGTCCAGATTGTGGTGGCGCACCTGATCACAGGCTCCCCAATGACGGGCAAAGCCAACACCAGTGGAACGAAGTAG
- a CDS encoding FadR/GntR family transcriptional regulator, with protein sequence MALIPSTRPPLADEVTAKLRAMVHSGEWPLNQRIPSETELIAGLGVSRGTLREAIKALAHSGMLEVRRGDGTYVRATSEISGAARRMYQDHTEKHILEVRLGLDTQAARLAARNATADDVETLHALLAERDQAWKGADYEGWARADWGFHERVAQASGNPLLHELYVSFGPALHQDLLTQQRRPGFEGLPREGHENLLAAIERHDEDAAVATVNRNLNSCAEWLGA encoded by the coding sequence ATGGCACTGATCCCCTCCACCCGCCCGCCGCTGGCCGACGAGGTCACCGCCAAACTGCGCGCCATGGTGCACTCCGGCGAGTGGCCGCTGAACCAGCGCATCCCCTCCGAGACTGAACTGATCGCGGGCCTCGGCGTTTCCCGCGGCACCCTTCGTGAAGCCATCAAGGCCCTCGCGCACAGCGGCATGCTGGAGGTCCGCCGCGGTGACGGGACCTATGTCCGTGCCACCAGCGAAATTTCCGGGGCCGCCCGGCGGATGTACCAGGACCATACGGAAAAACACATCCTGGAGGTCCGGCTGGGGCTGGACACCCAGGCGGCGCGGCTTGCTGCCAGGAATGCCACCGCCGACGACGTCGAGACCCTGCATGCACTCCTGGCCGAGCGGGACCAGGCATGGAAGGGCGCGGATTACGAGGGCTGGGCACGGGCCGACTGGGGCTTCCACGAGCGGGTGGCCCAGGCCTCCGGCAATCCCCTGCTGCACGAGCTGTACGTCAGCTTCGGACCAGCCCTCCACCAGGACCTCCTCACCCAGCAGCGCCGTCCGGGCTTCGAGGGGCTCCCGCGTGAAGGCCACGAAAATCTGCTGGCAGCCATCGAACGCCACGATGAAGATGCTGCCGTGGCCACTGTCAACCGGAACCTAAACTCCTGCGCGGAGTGGCTCGGCGCCTAA
- a CDS encoding SRPBCC family protein, with protein sequence MTQHQTRDQTADDGGSRMGAAGTKTAGNAFAGMFRILKLARPDRPIHPKGLRLAGELARTGNPFEPSGLDWLDATGVDPVEARFSRSVGLPQALPDILGLALRVTPTLDATGSPGDGGPADVLFASTGWRLPGRFLLQPRLDVDGATMTTLMPYRGRRGPVLLGLRTVSLPPGSLSSGEWVLGLYWARPAGPWRQCGELRLHAGSEPADTPLRFNALENQPPGAQAYAWTRRLRERSYRAAQRPAPAAVGRSAERARPAKKPAGKRAARNRARTTATGRNSMATVSQLFNSPAADVWRVLADGWLYSGWVVGTSRIRAVDDSWPQAGARLHHSVGAWPLVINDSTKVVAADHGRRLEVIARGWPMGEARVVITLEDRGSQCLVTIAEDAIRGPGTMMPKLLRDPMISMRNRETLRRLELMAAGGAGR encoded by the coding sequence ATGACCCAGCACCAGACAAGGGACCAGACAGCCGACGACGGCGGCAGCCGTATGGGAGCCGCCGGCACCAAAACAGCGGGCAATGCTTTCGCCGGGATGTTCCGGATACTCAAACTCGCGAGGCCTGACCGTCCCATCCACCCAAAGGGGCTGCGGCTCGCCGGAGAACTGGCCAGGACCGGCAACCCCTTCGAACCGAGCGGCCTGGACTGGCTCGACGCCACCGGGGTGGATCCGGTGGAGGCCAGGTTCTCGCGCTCCGTGGGACTGCCGCAGGCACTGCCGGACATCCTGGGGCTCGCCCTGCGCGTCACGCCGACACTGGACGCAACCGGCAGCCCGGGCGACGGCGGTCCGGCCGATGTCCTTTTCGCCTCCACCGGGTGGCGGCTTCCGGGACGGTTCCTGCTGCAGCCGCGGCTCGACGTCGACGGCGCCACCATGACCACCCTCATGCCGTACCGTGGCAGAAGAGGGCCCGTACTGCTGGGGCTGCGGACAGTCAGCCTGCCGCCAGGGTCGCTGTCCTCAGGGGAATGGGTGCTCGGACTGTACTGGGCCAGGCCGGCGGGACCGTGGCGGCAGTGCGGTGAGCTGCGGCTGCACGCCGGTTCCGAACCTGCCGACACTCCCCTTCGCTTTAACGCCCTCGAGAACCAGCCGCCCGGGGCACAGGCGTATGCCTGGACCCGCCGCCTGCGGGAGCGCTCCTACCGGGCGGCACAGCGGCCGGCCCCTGCCGCCGTCGGACGTTCCGCGGAACGCGCCCGCCCGGCAAAGAAACCAGCAGGAAAGCGTGCCGCCCGGAACCGGGCGCGCACCACCGCAACAGGAAGGAACTCCATGGCTACCGTGTCCCAGCTGTTCAACTCCCCCGCAGCCGATGTGTGGCGGGTGCTGGCCGACGGCTGGCTGTACTCCGGCTGGGTGGTGGGCACGTCCAGGATCCGGGCGGTGGACGACTCCTGGCCACAGGCCGGGGCCCGGCTTCACCACTCCGTAGGCGCCTGGCCCCTGGTGATTAACGACAGCACAAAGGTGGTTGCCGCTGACCACGGCCGCCGACTGGAAGTGATCGCGCGCGGCTGGCCAATGGGCGAAGCCAGGGTGGTGATCACCCTCGAGGACCGGGGCAGCCAGTGCCTGGTGACGATCGCCGAGGACGCCATCCGCGGCCCCGGCACCATGATGCCCAAACTCCTGCGGGACCCGATGATTTCGATGCGGAACCGTGAGACGCTCCGGCGGCTGGAACTGATGGCGGCCGGCGGCGCGGGCCGATAG
- a CDS encoding FAD-dependent oxidoreductase has product MSSSTPVGSAERPLRVAVVGSGPAGVYAADILTKSEAVKSGELTVSIDLFDRYPAPYGLIRYGVAPDHPRIKGIVNALHKVLDRGDIRFFGNVDYGTDVTIEDLRTHYDAVIFATGAIKDADLNIPGIELEGSYGGADFVSWYDGHPDVPREWPLDAKEIAVIGNGNVALDVARVLSKHADDLLVSEIPDNVYAGLKASPVTDVHVFGRRGPAQVKFTPLELRELSHSKDVDIILYPEDFEFDEESDRQIQTNNQTKTMVGTLTNWIAEQPEDLSELKASRRLHLHFLHSPVEIYDDPETPGKVAGIKFERTELDGTGNARGTGELVDYPVQAVYRAIGYFGSALPEIEFDHKKGVIPNDGGRVLDASGAHVPGIYATGWIKRGPVGLIGHTKGDALETVTYLLEDRENLPVASVPDADAVVELLDARGVKFTSWEGWLSLDAHELALGAAATEAGGSHGVEVKRERIKVVPREDMVAISRDGVAAQV; this is encoded by the coding sequence GTGTCATCAAGCACCCCCGTAGGTTCTGCCGAACGTCCGCTGCGCGTCGCCGTCGTGGGCTCCGGCCCGGCCGGCGTCTACGCCGCGGACATCCTCACCAAGAGCGAAGCCGTCAAGAGCGGCGAGCTGACCGTGAGCATCGACCTTTTTGACCGCTACCCGGCACCCTACGGCCTGATCCGTTACGGCGTTGCCCCGGACCACCCCCGCATCAAGGGCATCGTCAACGCCCTGCACAAAGTCCTTGACCGCGGCGACATCCGGTTCTTCGGAAACGTGGACTACGGTACCGACGTCACCATCGAGGACCTCCGCACCCACTACGACGCCGTGATCTTCGCAACCGGTGCCATCAAGGATGCGGACCTCAACATCCCCGGCATCGAGCTCGAGGGCTCCTACGGCGGCGCCGACTTCGTCTCCTGGTACGACGGCCACCCCGACGTGCCCCGCGAATGGCCCCTCGACGCCAAGGAAATCGCCGTCATCGGCAACGGCAACGTGGCGCTGGACGTTGCCCGGGTCCTGTCCAAGCACGCCGACGACCTGCTCGTTTCCGAGATTCCGGACAACGTTTACGCCGGCCTGAAGGCCTCGCCCGTCACCGACGTGCACGTCTTCGGCCGCCGGGGCCCCGCCCAGGTCAAGTTCACCCCGCTGGAGCTGCGCGAGCTGTCCCACTCCAAGGACGTGGACATCATCCTGTACCCGGAGGACTTCGAGTTCGACGAGGAATCCGACCGCCAGATCCAGACGAACAACCAGACCAAGACCATGGTCGGAACGCTCACCAACTGGATCGCCGAGCAGCCCGAGGACCTCTCCGAACTCAAGGCTTCCCGCCGCCTGCACCTGCACTTCCTGCACAGCCCGGTGGAGATCTATGACGACCCCGAGACGCCGGGCAAGGTTGCCGGCATCAAGTTTGAGCGCACCGAACTGGACGGCACGGGCAACGCCCGCGGCACCGGCGAGCTCGTGGACTACCCGGTCCAGGCTGTGTACCGCGCCATCGGCTACTTCGGCTCCGCCCTGCCGGAGATCGAGTTCGACCACAAGAAGGGCGTCATCCCGAACGACGGCGGCCGCGTCCTGGACGCCTCCGGCGCCCACGTGCCCGGTATCTACGCCACGGGCTGGATCAAGCGCGGACCCGTCGGCCTGATCGGCCACACGAAGGGCGACGCCCTGGAAACCGTGACGTACCTGCTCGAAGACCGCGAAAACCTTCCGGTGGCCAGCGTTCCCGACGCTGACGCCGTCGTCGAACTCCTGGACGCCCGCGGCGTGAAGTTCACCAGTTGGGAAGGCTGGCTGTCCCTGGACGCGCACGAGCTCGCCCTGGGCGCCGCTGCCACGGAGGCCGGCGGATCGCACGGTGTAGAGGTCAAGCGCGAGCGCATCAAGGTGGTGCCGCGCGAGGACATGGTTGCCATTTCCCGCGACGGCGTAGCCGCGCAGGTCTAA
- a CDS encoding AI-2E family transporter, whose product MARSTRLTEHDLGNGRPQPQTAEVQPGQAQVPARKTREPKPPSALWGDGLGRVGIRAAQILLILTVAVVSVYALMQIKLLVIPILIALILAAAIGPFVNMLRRRGLRGGLATGIAFIGLLLVLGGVSTVIYYSVRNQWGELAAQASSGLDEFERFLLTGPIPLEQEQLNQARQGIIEFATSSQVRSGAITGLSVVTEFLAGASLVVIILFFFLKDGAKIWNFFLRPFKGEREAKLRRVGSRTLEVLGGYVRGTAIVALVDTVAIGTALLILQVPLAIPLAIIVFIGAFIPLVGATVAGILAALVALVANGPVVALIVVAVVIAVNQLEGDLLQPIVMGKSLQLHALVILMALTAGTILAGIVGAVLSVPLAAVAWAIIQVWTAEDPNMEDMNPDLPPAGTKPT is encoded by the coding sequence ATGGCGCGATCCACACGCCTGACCGAACACGACCTGGGCAACGGGCGCCCACAGCCGCAGACTGCCGAGGTTCAGCCCGGACAGGCCCAGGTTCCTGCCAGGAAGACGCGGGAACCCAAGCCGCCCAGTGCCCTCTGGGGCGACGGGCTGGGCCGGGTTGGCATCCGCGCGGCCCAGATCCTGCTGATCCTGACTGTGGCCGTGGTGTCCGTCTATGCGCTGATGCAGATCAAGCTCCTGGTCATCCCCATCCTGATTGCGCTGATCCTGGCCGCCGCCATCGGCCCGTTCGTGAACATGCTCCGGCGCCGCGGGCTGCGCGGCGGGCTGGCCACCGGGATCGCGTTCATCGGACTGCTGCTGGTGCTGGGCGGGGTTTCAACCGTGATCTACTACTCCGTGCGGAACCAGTGGGGCGAGCTGGCAGCCCAGGCATCCTCCGGGCTGGATGAGTTTGAGCGGTTCCTGCTCACCGGCCCCATCCCCCTCGAGCAGGAGCAGTTGAACCAGGCACGGCAGGGAATCATTGAATTCGCCACCAGCAGCCAGGTCCGCTCCGGTGCCATCACCGGACTGTCCGTGGTCACCGAGTTTCTTGCAGGGGCAAGCCTCGTGGTGATCATCCTGTTCTTCTTCCTGAAGGACGGCGCCAAGATCTGGAACTTCTTCCTGCGCCCCTTCAAGGGGGAGCGCGAGGCAAAACTGCGCCGGGTCGGCAGCCGGACCCTTGAGGTCCTGGGCGGCTACGTCCGCGGCACCGCCATCGTGGCGCTGGTGGACACCGTAGCCATCGGCACCGCGCTGCTGATCCTGCAGGTTCCGCTCGCCATTCCTTTGGCCATCATTGTGTTCATCGGCGCCTTCATCCCCCTGGTCGGCGCCACCGTGGCAGGCATCCTCGCCGCGCTGGTGGCACTCGTGGCAAACGGGCCGGTGGTTGCCCTGATCGTGGTGGCGGTGGTCATCGCGGTCAACCAGCTCGAGGGCGATCTCCTGCAGCCCATCGTCATGGGCAAGTCCCTGCAGCTCCACGCGCTGGTGATCCTGATGGCACTGACCGCCGGCACCATCCTGGCAGGCATCGTTGGGGCGGTGCTGTCCGTCCCCCTGGCCGCCGTGGCATGGGCCATCATCCAGGTGTGGACAGCCGAGGATCCCAACATGGAGGACATGAACCCGGACCTGCCGCCCGCCGGCACCAAACCCACCTAG
- a CDS encoding SRPBCC family protein, with protein sequence MTASFVCRTESPLPQERLFDLARSVDVHVESQEGSGERAVAGVMSGLIGEGQEVTWRARHFGLPLTMTSRITAFDYPRSFVDEQVRGPFRSFRHVHEFEATPGGSVMTDRVEFTAPFGFLGRVAGKLVLGPYLHRLIAARGRFLAGQPAM encoded by the coding sequence ATGACCGCCAGCTTTGTGTGCCGAACCGAAAGCCCCCTTCCGCAGGAACGGCTCTTTGACCTGGCCCGCAGCGTCGACGTCCACGTGGAGTCCCAGGAAGGCTCCGGCGAGCGGGCTGTAGCCGGCGTAATGAGCGGACTGATCGGTGAGGGCCAGGAGGTCACGTGGCGGGCCCGGCATTTCGGGCTTCCACTCACCATGACCAGCCGCATCACAGCCTTCGACTACCCCAGGAGTTTTGTGGACGAGCAGGTCCGGGGCCCGTTCAGGTCCTTCCGCCACGTCCATGAATTCGAGGCCACGCCCGGCGGCAGCGTCATGACGGACCGGGTGGAGTTCACCGCGCCGTTCGGGTTCCTGGGGCGCGTAGCTGGGAAACTGGTCCTGGGCCCCTACTTGCACCGCCTTATCGCTGCCCGCGGCAGGTTCCTCGCGGGCCAGCCGGCTATGTGA
- a CDS encoding CYTH and CHAD domain-containing protein, producing the protein MKASQGLEVEKKYDVDDDAAVPPLDVLPGVGRVGEPQAAELTAVYFDTDRHALASRRITLRRRTGGSDAGWHLKLPPQASSSGGPEPQQRRELHAPLGQADVVPDSLLAYVQAFLRGADVAPVVRLKTQRTTHALYGGDGTHLADLADDRVTAERLRPDAKGKKRKRKWREWELELVHGDTGLFYPAEMLLIEAGARHAGHASKLAKALGLSTQEKAETTSQGGDAEENAPVLLAGKKAPAAAVVTVYVGAQVDLLLARDAAVRLEEPEAVHDMRSATRRIRSALAAYRKLYRQVPVRRLRDELKWLGRLLGEPRDAEVLQGHLRGHLDELPPGEGTDAARSRVEQQSGATFDAGYRRLQEALQSDRYFRLLDSLEDFRNNPPVHTRAVAPGRKAAAKAVDKAAKRLRRSHKAAARARTGRDHEDALHQVRKDAKRLRHVAESAAMVTGKRAGKVAKAAHRQQKILGDHHDAVIARNLLAGLHSDPDGPPAAEAYDALLSRQDELMAAAEAKYRKARKKSRSLLRRGVS; encoded by the coding sequence GTGAAGGCATCCCAAGGGCTCGAAGTGGAGAAGAAGTACGACGTCGACGATGACGCCGCAGTACCCCCGCTGGATGTGCTGCCAGGGGTGGGCCGCGTGGGGGAGCCGCAGGCCGCGGAGCTTACAGCGGTCTATTTCGACACTGACCGGCACGCGCTCGCCTCCCGCCGCATCACGCTCCGCCGCCGCACCGGAGGATCAGACGCGGGCTGGCACCTGAAGCTGCCGCCGCAAGCTTCTTCTTCCGGTGGGCCGGAACCCCAGCAACGGCGTGAGCTGCACGCCCCGCTGGGCCAGGCCGACGTCGTGCCGGACAGCCTGCTCGCCTACGTGCAGGCCTTTCTCCGGGGCGCGGACGTGGCTCCGGTGGTCCGGCTCAAGACGCAGCGCACAACCCATGCCCTGTACGGCGGGGACGGCACGCACCTGGCCGACCTGGCTGACGACCGTGTTACTGCTGAGCGCCTGCGGCCTGACGCCAAGGGAAAGAAGCGGAAGCGCAAGTGGCGCGAATGGGAGCTCGAGCTCGTCCACGGGGACACCGGACTTTTCTACCCGGCGGAGATGCTCCTGATCGAGGCGGGAGCACGCCACGCCGGCCATGCCTCCAAGCTGGCCAAGGCCCTGGGCCTATCAACGCAAGAGAAGGCGGAGACCACTTCACAAGGCGGCGACGCGGAGGAAAACGCGCCAGTCCTGCTGGCCGGGAAGAAAGCCCCGGCCGCCGCCGTCGTCACTGTCTACGTTGGCGCGCAGGTCGATCTGCTCCTTGCCCGGGACGCGGCCGTCCGGTTGGAGGAACCGGAGGCCGTCCATGACATGCGCTCCGCAACGCGCAGGATCCGCTCCGCCCTGGCTGCATACCGCAAGCTCTACCGGCAGGTGCCGGTCCGCCGGCTGCGGGACGAGCTCAAGTGGCTGGGCCGGCTGCTGGGAGAACCCCGGGACGCCGAAGTTCTGCAGGGCCACCTCCGCGGACACCTGGACGAGCTCCCCCCGGGTGAGGGTACCGATGCCGCCCGCAGCCGGGTGGAACAGCAGTCCGGGGCCACGTTCGACGCCGGGTACCGCCGCCTCCAGGAGGCGCTGCAGTCGGATCGCTACTTCCGGCTCCTGGACAGCCTCGAGGACTTCCGGAACAACCCGCCGGTGCATACACGCGCGGTGGCGCCGGGGCGGAAGGCAGCTGCGAAAGCCGTAGACAAGGCTGCGAAACGGCTGCGGCGCTCACATAAAGCCGCCGCCCGCGCCCGGACCGGAAGGGATCACGAAGATGCGCTCCACCAGGTGCGCAAAGACGCCAAACGGCTCCGGCACGTGGCGGAATCCGCAGCCATGGTGACAGGCAAGCGCGCCGGCAAAGTTGCCAAGGCGGCGCACAGGCAGCAGAAAATCCTGGGTGACCACCATGACGCCGTGATTGCCCGGAACCTGCTGGCAGGCCTGCATTCGGACCCGGACGGCCCACCGGCTGCTGAGGCCTATGATGCACTGCTGAGCCGACAGGATGAACTGATGGCTGCCGCCGAAGCAAAGTACCGGAAGGCCCGCAAAAAGTCCCGCAGCCTCCTGCGGCGCGGGGTCAGCTAG
- the cobA gene encoding uroporphyrinogen-III C-methyltransferase: MAIQDIYPTALRLLGRPVLVVGGGPVAARRAKGLLDAGARVTVVAPVASPALRELADAGLLTWQARPYLPSDVDGAWFVQTATGDSAVDAQVSADAEAQRIWCVNASDHEASAAWTPAVAEVDDVKIAVNAGGDPRRAMAVRDAVATALETGDLPLRRRRAHRGSVALVGGGPGDTGLITVRGRRLLGQADVVVADRLGPRELLNELAPDVRIIEVGKTPGHHPVPQAEINRILVEEALNGHRVVRLKGGDPYVLGRGGEEAEYCRRHGVEVEVVSGVTSAISVPAAAGIPVTHRGLAKGFSVVTGHEELSEVPARADHTIVLLMGVGQLRESTSALGKAGLPSGTPVGIVENGYLPDQRVTIGTLGSIADQAEAAGVASPAVIVIGDVVRVSPFAPSHFKTADYSTTTPNKPRVLTT; the protein is encoded by the coding sequence ATGGCAATTCAGGATATCTACCCCACAGCGCTGCGGCTGCTCGGCCGCCCTGTGCTGGTGGTGGGCGGCGGCCCCGTTGCCGCACGCCGCGCCAAGGGTCTGCTCGACGCCGGTGCACGGGTCACCGTCGTGGCTCCCGTTGCCTCTCCCGCGCTCCGGGAACTGGCCGACGCCGGCCTCCTCACCTGGCAGGCGCGGCCCTACCTTCCGTCCGACGTTGACGGCGCCTGGTTCGTCCAGACCGCCACCGGCGATTCCGCCGTGGACGCCCAGGTTTCGGCCGACGCCGAGGCGCAGCGCATCTGGTGCGTCAACGCCTCCGACCATGAAGCCTCCGCCGCCTGGACCCCCGCCGTCGCCGAGGTGGACGACGTCAAGATCGCTGTCAATGCCGGGGGAGACCCGCGCCGTGCCATGGCAGTGCGCGACGCCGTTGCTACCGCACTGGAAACAGGAGATCTTCCGCTGCGCCGCCGCCGCGCCCACCGCGGGTCCGTTGCGCTGGTTGGCGGCGGCCCCGGCGATACCGGCCTCATCACCGTCCGCGGCCGCCGTCTCCTGGGCCAGGCCGACGTCGTGGTCGCCGACAGGCTCGGCCCCCGCGAACTCCTGAATGAACTCGCTCCCGACGTCCGGATCATCGAGGTCGGCAAGACCCCGGGCCACCACCCCGTGCCGCAGGCTGAGATCAACCGCATCCTCGTCGAAGAAGCACTGAACGGCCATCGCGTGGTCCGGCTCAAGGGCGGCGACCCGTACGTCCTGGGCCGCGGCGGCGAGGAAGCTGAATACTGCCGCCGGCACGGCGTGGAGGTCGAAGTTGTTTCCGGCGTCACCTCGGCGATTTCTGTACCGGCCGCCGCGGGCATTCCCGTGACCCACCGGGGCCTGGCCAAGGGCTTCAGCGTGGTCACCGGTCATGAGGAACTGTCCGAGGTTCCGGCCCGCGCCGACCACACGATCGTCCTGCTGATGGGCGTCGGCCAGCTCCGCGAATCGACGTCCGCTCTCGGCAAAGCCGGCCTGCCCAGTGGCACTCCGGTTGGTATTGTGGAAAACGGCTATTTGCCGGACCAGCGCGTCACCATCGGCACGCTCGGTTCCATTGCGGACCAGGCGGAGGCCGCCGGCGTCGCAAGCCCCGCAGTGATTGTCATCGGTGACGTTGTGCGCGTGAGCCCGTTCGCGCCGTCGCACTTCAAGACCGCTGACTACAGCACCACCACCCCGAACAAGCCCCGAGTCCTCACCACCTAG